ACAGGTGCGGTGGCCATAAGGTGATATCTATCACCATAGACATATACGCTGTTTTTGTTTGAAAGCAGATAAAAAGAGGGTATGAAACTAACACGTTAACGTGTAAAACACGGCAATATTTGGGTGAAATTTTTGCCCGTGACTGCTGCTAAAAGGCGGGGCCCCAAAAAGGGGTTAACAGTTGTAGAGGATAGAATGACAAAATCGACATCAGATACCAAGGATCTGCAAGATCCGGAGCGTCGCGATTTCATTGTAGTAGCGACCTATGCGATGGGCGCGGTTGGTGCCGCCGCCGTTGCGTGGCCGCTAATTGATCAGATGAACCCGGCGGCAGATACATTGGCGCTTGCCAATACCGAAGTCGATATCTCGAAAATTGCCGAAGGTCAGTCGATCACTGTCAAATGGCGTGGCAAGCCAGTTTTTGTAAGGCACCGTACGGCTGATGAAATTGCCCGTGCTGAAACCGCAAATGGAGATGACCTGCGTGACCCACAGCCAGATGATGCGCGTGTCCAGCGGCCTGAGTTACTTGTTGTCGTTGGCGTCTGTACGCATCTTGGTTGTGTTCCGCTTGGTCAGAAAACAGGTGAAGTGCGTGGTGATTATGATGGTTGGTTCTGCCCATGCCATGGATCGCACTATGATACATCAGGGCGTATCCGCAAAGGCCCGGCACCGACTAATCTTGAAGTGCCGCCTTACACATTTCTTTCCGACTCGGTCATCCGTATCGGTTAATCTATCAAGTCTTCTGGAGGTATAATAGCAATGTCTGCTGATAAATTTTCAAATCCGGTTGTACGATGGATTGACCATCGTTTGCCCGTGTTCTCAATGCTCGATCATACAGCTCACGACTACCCAACACCCAAAAACCTAAATTATATGTGGAACTTTGGAAGTCTTGCCGGTTTGTCATTAACGATAATGATAGCAACAGGCATTGTTCTATCCATGAACTACACGCCTCACATTGACTATGCTTTTGACTCTGTTGAACGCATCATGCGTGATGTTAACCACGGTTGGATGATCCGCTATATCCATATGAATACGGCTAGCTTCTTTTTCATAGTTGTTTATCTGCATATTATGCGGGGACTTTATTACGGTTCGTATAAAGCACCACGAGAGCTTTTGTGGATATTAGGTGTGATAATTTTCTTACTTATGATGGCAACTGCTTTCATGGGATATGTTTTGCCATGGGGTCAGATGAGCTTCTGGGGTGCGACTGTTATTACCAACCTGTTCTCGGCTATTCCGTTTGTTGGTGAGAGTATTGTAACATGGCTCTGGGGTGGATTTTCTGTTGATAATTCAACGCTAAACCGCTTTTTCTCACTACACTATTTGTTGCCGTTTGTTATTGCAGGTGTAGTGATATTACATATTGTAGCCTTACATCGTTTTGGCTCCAATAATCCGATCGGCATTAATGCTAAAGGCCCGCAGGACACAGTTTCATTTCATCCTTATTATACAATTAAGGATGTCGTAGGTATTGCTATGTTCCTCTTGCTTCTTGCAATGGCAGTATTCTTCTTCCCCAATGCGATGGGGCATCCGGACAATTACATTCCTGCCAACCCGATGCAGACACCTGCGCATATTGTGCCTGAATGGTACTTCCTACCTTTCTATGCGATCTTGCGGGCGGTGCCTGACAAGCTTGGTGGCGTATTGATGATGTTTGGTGCGATTGCGGTGCTGTTTGTTTTGCCATGGCTGGATCGCTCGCCTGTGCGTTCGGCGCGCTTCCGTCCGGTCTTCCGCATTTTCTTCTGGTTGTTGATTATTGATGCGGTTCTGCTTGGTTATCTTGGCGCAAAGCCTGCCGAGGGCATCTATGTGATCCTGTCACGTCTGGCGACTGCATGGTACTTCTTGCATTTTCTTGTCATCCTGCCATTGCTTGGGGTGTTTGAGACGACCAAGCCGTTACCAAAGTCAATCTCTGAGCCAGTGCTGGCGACTGCGAAGGGAGCCTAGATCATGATAAAGGCACTAATTACTGCAACAATAGCTCTTACAGCGGCCTTTGGTGTGTCCAATATGGCTGTTGCGGCTGGCGGTGACACTACCGAATTGCAAACCCGTGAATGGAGCTTTTCGGGGCCTTTCGGCACTTTTGACAAAGCCTCTATGCAACGTGGATTTCAGGTCTATCGTGAAGTCTGCGCTGGGTGTCATTCGATGGATCTGATCGCCTTTCGTAATCTGGCTGATCTTGGTTATAACGAAGCCGAGATCAAGGCGATCGCGGCTGAATATGAAGTTCAGGATGGCCCTGACGATGAAGGCGAGATGTTCATGCGTCCGGCACGTCCGGCTGACCGGATCCCTGGCCCCTATCGCAATGATAACGAGGCACGCGCCAGCAATAACGGTGCCATGCCGGTTGATCTGTCGCTAATCGCCAAAGCACGTGCGCATGGGCCTGATTATCTGTACAGCTTACTGCTTGGCTATAAGGAAGCCCCAGCTAGCGTCGAAATGCCTGAAGGCATGTATTATAACGCGGCTTATTCGGGCAATCTGATTGCTATGCCACAGCCGCTTTATGGTGATGATGTTGAATTTGCCGATGGCGCTGATGCGTCAGTTCAAGGGGCGGCGGCAGATGTGACCCAGTTCCTGATGTGGGCGGCAGAACCGAAAATGGAAATTCGCAAGCGCATAGGTGTTGCGTCGGTATTTTTCCTCAGCATTTTCCTGATCTTGAGCTATCTGGCTAAGCGTCGGGTCTGGGCTGATGTGCACTAAACCAGCCTAAATATCCTATCTAAATAAACATCAAAACCCCGTCAGATGCGTCTGGCGGGGTTTATTTATTGTCATCATCAGATCTGTTCAGTATGGCGTTGCTTATACAGGCGGTCATAATGATCGCAATACCGACCATGGTTAGATAATCCAGTATCTCGGCAAAGATAAACACCCCGATCAAAGCGGCACTTACAAATTCTAGATAGGTGAGTGGCACAAGTTTGCCCACAGGTGCCAGCCGTGCGGCCTGAATCATCATCAGGGATGATATTGACCCAATCAGCGCGGCCATAGTTGGCGGCATGATAAATATCCGCGCATCCCAAATTACTACTGGAAGCGATTGTTGGGATGTAAACAGAGTTATGGCATAGATGCTAACCATTAAACTGCTCGCGATCAGACCATCCTGCAATAACAGATATATGGGTGCTTGTGCCTTGCCAAGCTTACGGGTGAGTACGATATAAAGACTGAACATCGCCGCCGCGGCCAATGGGAACAGGCTACCCAGAAATGTTGCGTCAAGTTCGGTTGGTCTGATGATGAGCATGACCCCGCAAATCGCCATGAAAATAAGCAAGATATGTCGCAAACGTAACGCTTCACCAAGGATGAAATAACCAAGCACGACAATGAACAAGCCCTGTATCGTGAATAGCGCAAAGGCAACTGCCAGCGGGACATGCCGCAAACCGGCAAAGAACAACCCCATCGATATGGCAAGGGCAAGCGAACGTCCTAGATTGAGCCATTTCATACCGGCAAAGGGATTGCCATAAAAGCGGCGCTCCTTAAAGGTGATCAAGGTAAAGGCTATACAGGCCTGAATGAAAAAATAAAGACCAACAGCCAACAATATAGGCACCCGGTCATCTTGCATCTTCATAAAGCTGTCTTTGACGGGAAACAACATCGCGGCAGTTGCCATACAGGCCATGCCCATAAGATGCGTGTGGCGTTTTTCGGCTACATGCGACATACGTCAGCATATGGTGCGTTAACCATATGGTGACAGGCCAAAAGTATCACATGCTATGCGTGTTGGGATAAAGACCGCTGTCTAGACATTGAAGCGGAAATGGAACACGTCGCCATCGACGACTTTATAATCCGATCCTTCGACCCGTAATTTGCCAGCATCCTTGGCGCCGCTTTCACCCTGACAGGCGATATAATCGGCAAAGCTGATGGTTTCGGCGCGGATAAAGCCACGTTGGAAATCGGTATGGATCACACCGGCAGCTTGTGGTGCGCTGGCCCCGGCCGCCACCGTCCATGCGCGGGCTTCTTTCGGTCCGACGGTAAAGAAGGTGAGCAGGTCAAGCAGTCCGTATCCGGCGCGAATCAACCGTGATAGCCCAGTTTCGGACAGCCCCAGCTCGGACAGGAATTCGGCCTTGTCGTCATCTTCAAGCTGTGCGATTTCGGATTCGATGGCGGCCGATACAACCACATGAGCCGCACCTTCGCTGGCAGCTTTCTCGGCGACCAGCTTGGTATAGTCATTGCCGGTGGCGGCATCGCCCTCGGCAACATTACAGACATAAAGCACGGGCTTTGATGTTAGTAGTTGCAGATAGGGCAGACGCAGGGTTTCGGCGTCGGTCAATCCGTCGGTGCTACGCACAGGCTTGCCATCGGATAGATGCGCGAATAGTTTTTCCATCAAGGCCAGATCGGCTTTGGCGTCAATATCACCGCCGCGTGACTTTTTAACCAATGCCGCCATACGCTTTTCCAGCGAGTCCAGATCGGCCAGCATCAATTCGGTTTCGACCGTTGCGGCATCACGCACTGGGTCAACATCGCCATCGACATGCGTGATTTCGGTATCTTCAAAACAGCGCAGAACATGGGCGATGGCATCAACTTCGCGAATTGTGCCAAGAAATTTATTGCCCAGCCCTTCGCCTTGAGATGCGCCACGGACAAGCCCGGCAATATCAACAAATTCAAGCTGGGTCGGTATGATCGTTGCCGATTTTGCCAGCACCGCCAGTTCATCCAGCCTGCTATCTGGCACCGAAACGCGTCCGGTATTGGGCTCGATCGTGCAGAAAGGATAATTTGCTGCTTCGGCCGCGGCTGTCTGCGTCAACGCATTGAACAGGGTAGATTTACCGACATTTGGCAATCCGACAATTCCGCAGTTAAAACCCATTATACACTCCTTGCAATGCCGTCAGGCTTGGTTGCCCGCAGGCTCTATTTTGTTGTGCTGTCGCCGGTATTGGTTTGCGTCTTTGCCGGCGGTCTAGCTTTGCCGCCTTGGCTGTCTTGTGGTGCGGCAAGATAGGCAACGCGGCTCATAAAGCCGCCATCATCGCCATCGACCAGCCGTTTGGCTTCATCGGCAATTGCATCAAGCATCCGCCCTAGCCAGCCTGATTGTTCGTCTTTGCTGAAATCGGTCAGTACCCAGTTTCGCACATCCATCGCAGGCACAGGTGGTCGTCCGATGCCGATACGCACGCGCCAGTAATCCTGTCCCAGATGCCGGTCAATATCGCGCAGGCCATTATGCCCGCCATGGCCACCACCAATTTTAACCTTGATCCGGCAAATGCCCAGATCAAGCTCGTCATGGAACACAAAAACCGAACGGGGATCGACTTTGTAAAATTTTATACATTCGGCAACTGGCAACCCCGATTTGTTCATAAAACTTTGGGGTTTCAGCAAGATCACCTTTTCCGTGCCGATACGTCCTTCGGACATCAGCGACAGATGTTTCTTTTTCCAAGGTGAAAAACCATGCTGATCAGCGATCCTGTCAACAGCCATGAACCCCGCATTATGCCTTTGGAAAGCATATTCGGGTCCGGGATTGCCAAGGCCTACAAATACCAGCATGGTCTCTACATTCGGATATGAAGCGACAAGCGATTATTCTTCGCTTGAGGCTTCCTCTTCGCCCTCTTCACCATCTGCGTCTTCATCTTCGTTCTTCACGCCGCCACCAGGTGACTGCAATGTGGCAACGGTAAAGTCGCGGTCGGTAATGGTTGGTTCAACACCGTCGGGCAGCGTAATCGCACTGATATGGATTGAGTCACCGATTTTCAGACCGTCAAGATCAATGATAATTTTTTCCGGAATATCGGTTGCTGGGCAATTCAGCTCGATTTCGTGACGGACAACGTTCAACACGCCACCAATCTTCAGCGCCGGACACAGATCCTCATTGATAAACTCAACAGGAACGCCAACGGCCACTTTTACCGAACCGGATACCCGCAGAAAATCCATATGCAGAATAGTGTCAGATACCGGATGGAACTGAATATCACGGGTTAGAACGGTGCTTTTCTTGCCATCGACCACGATCTCCAGCAAACGGCCGAAAATACCGGGCTGATGCACGATTTTGGTAATTTCACGGGTAGACATGTTAATGCCTAGAGGTTCCTTCTTGTCACCGTAAATAACGGCTGGGACAAGACCTGCGCGGCGTGCCGCACGGGCGGACCCCTTACCGACCCGTTCGCGCTGTTCAGCGCTAATGGTTGTTATGTCAGACATTGCTAACTCCTTTATCAAACAATGACTATGCCTCCAGGGGTGCATAGCGGTGCGAGGTATAGGCCGTAAATCACCAAAACACAAGCGTTTTACGTGCCGCAGACACGAATCGGCTTATGTTTTCTGACGCTGGTTTGAAATTTGAAAAAGGGGTCTAGGCAAAAGCCCCCAACCCATTAAATCATACCAATTAGAACAATGTCGAAACAGACCGTTCTTCATTGATTCGCAGGATCGCTTCGCCAAGCAAGGGTGCCACCGACAGATGCCGCACATTACGGGCAACCCGCACCGCTTCGGTGGCAGGAATCGAATCGGTTGTCACCAGCGAATTAAGCGGCGAGGCCGCCACCCGGCTCACCGCGCCGCCTGACAGAACGCCATGCGTAACATAGGCATCGACGCTCAACGCACCATCATTCATCAAGGCAACAGCCGCATTACATAATGTTCCGCCTGAATCAACAATATCGTCAACCATGATGCAATGACGTTTGCTCACATCACCGATGATATTCATGACTTCGGATACGCCAGCTTTAGGACGGCGCTTATCGATGATCGCCAGATCGGCATCAAGCCGTCTGGCCAATGAACGTGCCCGCACCACGCCGCCAACATCAGGCGATACGATCATCAATTTAGAGGCATCATAGCGTTGCTTGATATCTTCGATGAAAACCGGTGCGGCGAATAGATTGTCGGTGGGAATGTCGAAAAAGCCCTGTATCTGGC
This window of the Candidatus Puniceispirillum marinum IMCC1322 genome carries:
- the petA gene encoding ubiquinol-cytochrome c reductase iron-sulfur subunit, which gives rise to MTKSTSDTKDLQDPERRDFIVVATYAMGAVGAAAVAWPLIDQMNPAADTLALANTEVDISKIAEGQSITVKWRGKPVFVRHRTADEIARAETANGDDLRDPQPDDARVQRPELLVVVGVCTHLGCVPLGQKTGEVRGDYDGWFCPCHGSHYDTSGRIRKGPAPTNLEVPPYTFLSDSVIRIG
- a CDS encoding cytochrome b yields the protein MSADKFSNPVVRWIDHRLPVFSMLDHTAHDYPTPKNLNYMWNFGSLAGLSLTIMIATGIVLSMNYTPHIDYAFDSVERIMRDVNHGWMIRYIHMNTASFFFIVVYLHIMRGLYYGSYKAPRELLWILGVIIFLLMMATAFMGYVLPWGQMSFWGATVITNLFSAIPFVGESIVTWLWGGFSVDNSTLNRFFSLHYLLPFVIAGVVILHIVALHRFGSNNPIGINAKGPQDTVSFHPYYTIKDVVGIAMFLLLLAMAVFFFPNAMGHPDNYIPANPMQTPAHIVPEWYFLPFYAILRAVPDKLGGVLMMFGAIAVLFVLPWLDRSPVRSARFRPVFRIFFWLLIIDAVLLGYLGAKPAEGIYVILSRLATAWYFLHFLVILPLLGVFETTKPLPKSISEPVLATAKGA
- a CDS encoding cytochrome c1; its protein translation is MIKALITATIALTAAFGVSNMAVAAGGDTTELQTREWSFSGPFGTFDKASMQRGFQVYREVCAGCHSMDLIAFRNLADLGYNEAEIKAIAAEYEVQDGPDDEGEMFMRPARPADRIPGPYRNDNEARASNNGAMPVDLSLIAKARAHGPDYLYSLLLGYKEAPASVEMPEGMYYNAAYSGNLIAMPQPLYGDDVEFADGADASVQGAAADVTQFLMWAAEPKMEIRKRIGVASVFFLSIFLILSYLAKRRVWADVH
- a CDS encoding DMT family transporter; translation: MSHVAEKRHTHLMGMACMATAAMLFPVKDSFMKMQDDRVPILLAVGLYFFIQACIAFTLITFKERRFYGNPFAGMKWLNLGRSLALAISMGLFFAGLRHVPLAVAFALFTIQGLFIVVLGYFILGEALRLRHILLIFMAICGVMLIIRPTELDATFLGSLFPLAAAAMFSLYIVLTRKLGKAQAPIYLLLQDGLIASSLMVSIYAITLFTSQQSLPVVIWDARIFIMPPTMAALIGSISSLMMIQAARLAPVGKLVPLTYLEFVSAALIGVFIFAEILDYLTMVGIAIIMTACISNAILNRSDDDNK
- the ychF gene encoding redox-regulated ATPase YchF, translating into MGFNCGIVGLPNVGKSTLFNALTQTAAAEAANYPFCTIEPNTGRVSVPDSRLDELAVLAKSATIIPTQLEFVDIAGLVRGASQGEGLGNKFLGTIREVDAIAHVLRCFEDTEITHVDGDVDPVRDAATVETELMLADLDSLEKRMAALVKKSRGGDIDAKADLALMEKLFAHLSDGKPVRSTDGLTDAETLRLPYLQLLTSKPVLYVCNVAEGDAATGNDYTKLVAEKAASEGAAHVVVSAAIESEIAQLEDDDKAEFLSELGLSETGLSRLIRAGYGLLDLLTFFTVGPKEARAWTVAAGASAPQAAGVIHTDFQRGFIRAETISFADYIACQGESGAKDAGKLRVEGSDYKVVDGDVFHFRFNV
- the pth gene encoding aminoacyl-tRNA hydrolase, with the translated sequence MLVFVGLGNPGPEYAFQRHNAGFMAVDRIADQHGFSPWKKKHLSLMSEGRIGTEKVILLKPQSFMNKSGLPVAECIKFYKVDPRSVFVFHDELDLGICRIKVKIGGGHGGHNGLRDIDRHLGQDYWRVRIGIGRPPVPAMDVRNWVLTDFSKDEQSGWLGRMLDAIADEAKRLVDGDDGGFMSRVAYLAAPQDSQGGKARPPAKTQTNTGDSTTK
- a CDS encoding 50S ribosomal protein L25/general stress protein Ctc, which encodes MSDITTISAEQRERVGKGSARAARRAGLVPAVIYGDKKEPLGINMSTREITKIVHQPGIFGRLLEIVVDGKKSTVLTRDIQFHPVSDTILHMDFLRVSGSVKVAVGVPVEFINEDLCPALKIGGVLNVVRHEIELNCPATDIPEKIIIDLDGLKIGDSIHISAITLPDGVEPTITDRDFTVATLQSPGGGVKNEDEDADGEEGEEEASSEE
- a CDS encoding ribose-phosphate pyrophosphokinase, whose protein sequence is MKILSCNSNRPLAEAIAAYLDVPLTRADVKRFADMEVFVEIDENVRGEDVFVIQSTCFPANDNVMELLVALDALRRGSARRITAVLPYYGYARQDRKSGPRTPISAKLLANLITSAGADRVLTIDLHAGQIQGFFDIPTDNLFAAPVFIEDIKQRYDASKLMIVSPDVGGVVRARSLARRLDADLAIIDKRRPKAGVSEVMNIIGDVSKRHCIMVDDIVDSGGTLCNAAVALMNDGALSVDAYVTHGVLSGGAVSRVAASPLNSLVTTDSIPATEAVRVARNVRHLSVAPLLGEAILRINEERSVSTLF